The following coding sequences are from one uncultured Desulfobacter sp. window:
- a CDS encoding thiamine pyrophosphate-dependent enzyme, whose amino-acid sequence MGKAFYTPEALTDNHTHYCPGCTHGIVHRLVAETIDELGIREKTVGIAPVGCAVMIYNYFDCDFQEAAHGRAPAMATGIKRVRPDLTVFTYQGDGDLASIGMGEIIHAANRGEKFTVIFINNAIYGMTGGQMAPTTMPGQRATTAPAGRDTAQTGMPIRMANLMSEIVTPGFVTRQAVLKPQMVNKCKKAIKKAFQYQMDNTCFSFVEVVSTCPTNWGMTPINALKWAEENLLPYYELGDYKTPEDAN is encoded by the coding sequence ATGGGAAAAGCTTTTTATACGCCGGAGGCGTTAACAGACAATCACACCCACTATTGTCCCGGCTGCACCCATGGCATTGTCCACCGGCTGGTGGCCGAGACCATAGACGAGTTGGGCATCCGGGAAAAGACTGTGGGTATCGCCCCTGTGGGCTGCGCCGTCATGATCTACAACTACTTTGACTGTGATTTCCAGGAAGCCGCCCACGGCAGGGCCCCTGCCATGGCGACCGGTATAAAGCGGGTGCGCCCGGATCTGACGGTATTCACCTACCAGGGAGACGGGGACCTTGCCAGTATCGGCATGGGTGAAATCATCCATGCTGCCAACCGGGGGGAGAAATTTACCGTTATCTTTATCAACAACGCCATTTACGGCATGACCGGCGGTCAGATGGCCCCCACCACCATGCCCGGCCAGCGGGCCACCACAGCACCGGCCGGCCGCGATACGGCCCAGACCGGCATGCCCATTCGCATGGCCAATCTGATGAGTGAAATTGTGACCCCAGGGTTTGTGACTCGGCAGGCCGTGCTCAAACCCCAGATGGTTAATAAATGTAAAAAGGCGATTAAAAAGGCGTTCCAGTACCAGATGGACAATACCTGTTTCAGCTTCGTGGAGGTGGTCTCCACCTGTCCCACCAACTGGGGTATGACACCCATCAATGCATTGAAATGGGCCGAAGAAAACTTGCTGCCTTATTATGAACTGGGCGATTATAAAACCCCTGAAGACGCCAACTAA
- the vorB gene encoding 3-methyl-2-oxobutanoate dehydrogenase subunit VorB: MAKVLMKGNEAIGEAAIRAGCLNYFAYPITPQSEVAEYLSKRLPEVGGVFLQGESEVAVGYMIFGASGAGERVMTTSSSPGISLMSEAISYIAGAECPAVFVNIMRGGPGLGGILPSQGDYFQATKGGGHGDYHLMVLAPDGVQEAVEMTMQAFPLAEKYRNPVMIMGDGMIGQMMEPVEFPDDLKTEPTNKDDWATNGMATRKSKKPNLVKSLFLDPAELNQHNMNLKAKYEQMKKEDVQYELYNTDGEYQILLASYGTMSRVCRTAIDMLKEEGIEAAMFRPKTLFPFPEKQVHDAAVKESCKCVISIEMSMGQMVEDVQRSVMGKKPVEFYGECGGEVPSPERIIEIVKELIG, encoded by the coding sequence ATGGCAAAAGTCTTAATGAAAGGCAATGAAGCAATCGGCGAAGCCGCCATCAGGGCTGGCTGTCTGAACTATTTTGCATACCCGATCACACCCCAGTCGGAAGTTGCCGAATATCTGAGCAAACGCCTGCCCGAAGTGGGCGGTGTGTTCCTCCAGGGTGAAAGTGAAGTGGCTGTCGGGTATATGATTTTTGGCGCATCCGGTGCCGGAGAGCGTGTGATGACCACCTCGTCATCCCCGGGTATCAGCCTGATGAGCGAAGCAATTTCCTATATTGCCGGGGCCGAGTGTCCGGCCGTATTTGTCAATATCATGAGAGGTGGCCCGGGATTGGGCGGGATTTTGCCGTCCCAGGGTGATTACTTCCAGGCAACCAAGGGTGGCGGTCACGGCGACTATCACCTGATGGTCCTGGCGCCGGACGGGGTTCAGGAAGCTGTGGAGATGACCATGCAGGCGTTCCCCCTGGCTGAGAAATATAGAAACCCGGTCATGATCATGGGCGACGGCATGATCGGTCAGATGATGGAACCGGTGGAGTTCCCCGATGATCTGAAAACCGAACCCACCAATAAGGATGACTGGGCCACCAACGGTATGGCCACCCGAAAGAGCAAAAAACCGAATCTGGTGAAATCGTTGTTCCTGGATCCGGCTGAATTGAACCAGCATAACATGAATCTTAAAGCCAAATACGAACAGATGAAAAAAGAAGATGTTCAGTATGAGCTTTATAATACGGACGGTGAGTATCAAATCCTGCTGGCAAGCTACGGCACCATGAGCCGTGTATGCCGCACCGCCATTGACATGCTCAAGGAAGAGGGCATTGAGGCGGCCATGTTCCGGCCCAAGACGCTGTTTCCCTTTCCTGAAAAACAGGTCCATGATGCCGCAGTCAAAGAGAGCTGTAAATGTGTCATCAGCATTGAAATGAGCATGGGGCAGATGGTGGAAGATGTCCAGCGGTCCGTGATGGGCAAAAAACCGGTGGAGTTCTACGGGGAGTGCGGTGGTGAAGTGCCGTCACCTGAAAGAATCATCGAAATTGTAAAAGAACTGATCGGGTAA